A window from Staphylococcus succinus encodes these proteins:
- a CDS encoding FecCD family ABC transporter permease, whose product MMTKRKGKLNFTTTLLVSVVLLLIALTVSILLGDAKIHITTIFDAVFNYDSKNQQHNIISEIRIPRDIGAILVGVALATSGAVIQGVTKNGLADPSLIGLNSGASFMLALTFALYPSAPFLVLMFAGFIGALLGGFIVLMIGKSRSDGFNPMRIILAGAAVSALLTALSQGVALLFRLNQSLTFWSAGGVSGTTWGQLIWAAPFIIISLVVLIIMSKQLTILNLGETLARGLGQNVAFTRGITLVLSMVLAGIAVAMVGQIAFVGLMVPHIVRYLVGTDYARVVPLTAVVGGLLMLVADTVARMLGEAPVGAIISFIGVPYFLYLVKRGGRFS is encoded by the coding sequence ATGATGACAAAGAGAAAAGGGAAACTAAACTTTACGACAACACTACTTGTGAGTGTTGTCTTATTATTAATTGCACTTACTGTGTCTATTTTATTGGGTGATGCCAAGATTCATATAACTACAATCTTTGATGCGGTATTCAATTATGATTCAAAAAACCAACAGCACAATATTATTAGTGAAATACGAATTCCTAGAGATATAGGTGCAATATTAGTAGGAGTTGCATTGGCTACCTCAGGAGCTGTGATTCAAGGTGTTACTAAAAATGGGTTAGCAGACCCAAGTTTAATTGGCTTGAACTCTGGAGCTTCATTTATGCTTGCACTCACTTTTGCACTATACCCTTCTGCGCCTTTTTTAGTACTGATGTTTGCTGGTTTTATAGGCGCGTTGTTAGGTGGTTTTATCGTATTAATGATAGGAAAGTCAAGAAGTGATGGTTTTAATCCTATGCGCATAATTCTTGCTGGTGCAGCAGTCAGTGCATTATTAACTGCATTAAGCCAAGGTGTCGCGCTTTTATTTAGATTAAATCAAAGTCTTACTTTTTGGAGTGCTGGTGGTGTTTCTGGTACAACGTGGGGTCAACTAATTTGGGCCGCCCCATTTATTATTATTTCACTAGTTGTACTTATTATTATGAGTAAGCAATTAACCATCTTGAATTTAGGGGAAACTCTAGCAAGAGGGTTAGGGCAAAATGTAGCTTTCACTAGAGGTATCACGTTGGTCTTATCTATGGTACTTGCTGGTATAGCAGTCGCTATGGTTGGACAAATTGCATTCGTTGGACTAATGGTTCCACATATCGTCCGTTATTTAGTAGGTACAGATTACGCACGTGTTGTTCCATTAACAGCTGTTGTCGGTGGTCTGTTAATGCTTGTGGCAGATACTGTTGCGCGTATGTTAGGTGAAGCGCCAGTAGGAGCAATCATTTCATTTATAGGCGTACCTTATTTCTTATATTTAGTTAAAAGAGGAGGTCGCTTCTCATGA
- a CDS encoding ABC transporter ATP-binding protein, which produces MNRLLGEQVTIGYGDNVIVDNLDIHIPDGKITSIIGPNGCGKSTLLKALSRLLPIKDGQIKLDGESLHAQSTKDVAKKIAILPQSPEVADGLTVGELVSYGRFPHQKGFGRLSAEDKKEIDWAMTVTGTYDFKHRPINDLSGGQRQRVWIAMALAQRTDIIFLDEPTTYLDISHQLEILELITQLNREQDCTIIMVLHDINQAVRFSDHLITMKDGDIVAHGDTEAVLTKENLEKVFNIDVEISTDPRTGKPMLVTYDLCRKSYTEV; this is translated from the coding sequence ATGAACCGTTTATTAGGAGAGCAAGTTACTATAGGTTATGGAGATAATGTCATTGTAGATAATTTAGATATTCATATTCCTGATGGGAAAATCACTTCAATAATTGGGCCTAACGGTTGTGGGAAATCAACGTTATTAAAAGCGTTGTCGCGTTTATTGCCAATTAAAGATGGTCAAATAAAATTAGATGGTGAAAGTTTGCATGCGCAATCTACAAAAGATGTAGCTAAAAAAATTGCAATTTTACCGCAATCCCCGGAGGTTGCAGATGGATTGACAGTCGGAGAATTAGTTTCATATGGTCGTTTTCCACATCAAAAAGGTTTTGGTCGATTGTCTGCTGAAGATAAAAAGGAAATCGATTGGGCTATGACAGTTACGGGAACTTATGATTTTAAACATCGTCCAATTAATGATTTGAGTGGGGGGCAACGTCAAAGAGTATGGATTGCTATGGCACTAGCGCAGCGTACAGATATCATTTTCTTAGACGAGCCTACTACGTATTTAGATATATCTCATCAATTAGAAATTTTAGAATTAATTACTCAGCTAAACCGTGAACAAGATTGTACAATTATTATGGTGTTACATGATATCAATCAAGCGGTACGTTTCTCAGATCACTTAATTACTATGAAAGATGGGGATATCGTTGCTCATGGAGATACTGAAGCAGTTTTAACTAAAGAAAATTTAGAAAAAGTATTTAACATTGATGTTGAAATTAGTACGGATCCTAGAACGGGAAAACCTATGTTAGTGACATATGATTTATGTAGAAAGAGCTATACAGAGGTTTAG
- a CDS encoding ABC transporter ATP-binding protein, which produces MNQKNPLFYLFKRLSWPTGLIVIAVLISSLGSITGLVVPFFTGKLVDKFSFENFNWGFVVAFIAIFILNALLSGLGLYLLSKIGEKIIYAIRSILWKHIIHLKMPFFDQNESGQLMSRLTDDTKVINEFISQKLPNLLPSILTIIGSLIMLFVMDWKMTLLTFITIPIFVLIMIPLGKVMQNISKKTQAEIANFSGLLGRVLTEMRLVKISSTEHLELDNAHKNLKEIYFLGLKQAKITAIIQPISGLIMLLTIAIILGFGAIRISTGAITAGTLIAMIFYVIQLSTPLINLSTLVTDYKKAVGASSRIYEIMEEPTEPLYLTQEDVIKDGDLTFKNVDFKYDVKPILKDVSFNIPHSKVTAFVGPSGSGKSTIFNIIERMYDIEKGDISYGDKSIYDISLVDWREKIGYVMQSNALMNGTIRDNILYGINREVTDEALIHYARLANCHEFIEQFDDGYDTLVGERGLKLSGGQRQRIDIARSFVKNPDILLLDEATANLDSESERKIQDALEELMENRTTVVIAHRLSTIKKAEQIIFIDGGEVTGKGTHQELMASHKKYQQFVNTQNLAD; this is translated from the coding sequence ATGAATCAAAAAAATCCATTATTTTATTTGTTTAAAAGATTATCATGGCCGACTGGGCTTATAGTTATTGCTGTGCTCATTTCATCTTTAGGGAGTATTACAGGACTAGTCGTACCATTTTTCACGGGTAAACTTGTAGATAAGTTTTCCTTCGAAAATTTTAATTGGGGTTTTGTAGTTGCATTTATAGCAATATTTATATTGAATGCTTTATTGAGCGGTCTAGGGTTATATTTATTAAGTAAGATTGGTGAAAAAATAATATATGCGATTCGTTCGATTTTATGGAAACATATTATTCATTTGAAAATGCCATTTTTCGATCAAAACGAAAGTGGACAATTAATGAGTCGTTTAACAGACGATACTAAAGTCATTAACGAATTTATATCCCAAAAGTTACCGAACTTATTACCTTCTATTTTAACAATTATAGGTTCTTTAATTATGTTATTTGTGATGGATTGGAAAATGACATTACTGACCTTCATTACTATTCCAATTTTTGTGTTAATCATGATTCCATTAGGTAAAGTGATGCAAAATATATCTAAAAAAACTCAGGCAGAAATTGCTAATTTTAGTGGTTTGCTCGGTCGTGTATTGACAGAGATGCGTTTAGTAAAAATATCAAGTACAGAACATTTAGAGTTAGATAATGCACATAAAAACTTAAAAGAAATCTATTTTTTAGGTTTAAAACAAGCAAAAATTACTGCAATTATTCAGCCGATTTCTGGTTTGATTATGTTATTAACTATTGCTATTATATTAGGTTTTGGTGCGATTAGAATATCGACGGGTGCTATTACGGCAGGTACATTAATTGCCATGATTTTCTATGTTATTCAATTGTCTACGCCATTAATCAACTTATCGACATTAGTTACTGATTATAAAAAGGCTGTAGGAGCGAGTAGTCGTATATATGAAATTATGGAAGAGCCAACAGAACCATTATATTTAACGCAAGAAGATGTAATTAAAGATGGAGATTTAACCTTTAAAAATGTCGATTTTAAATATGATGTTAAACCTATATTAAAAGATGTATCTTTTAATATTCCACACAGTAAGGTGACTGCATTTGTAGGTCCGTCAGGGTCAGGTAAGAGTACAATATTTAATATTATTGAACGAATGTATGATATTGAAAAAGGGGATATATCTTATGGTGATAAATCGATATACGACATATCTTTAGTAGATTGGCGTGAAAAAATTGGCTATGTTATGCAATCTAACGCTTTAATGAATGGTACGATTAGAGATAATATTTTGTATGGTATTAATCGAGAGGTAACGGATGAAGCATTAATCCATTATGCACGTTTAGCGAATTGTCATGAATTTATTGAACAGTTTGACGATGGCTATGATACCCTCGTCGGCGAGAGAGGATTGAAGCTGTCAGGTGGTCAGCGTCAACGTATAGATATTGCACGAAGTTTTGTTAAAAATCCAGATATTTTATTGCTCGACGAAGCAACAGCAAATTTAGATAGTGAAAGTGAACGTAAAATTCAAGACGCATTAGAGGAATTAATGGAAAATCGTACAACCGTGGTTATTGCGCACAGACTTTCGACTATTAAAAAGGCAGAACAAATTATCTTTATAGATGGTGGAGAAGTCACTGGGAAAGGTACGCATCAAGAATTAATGGCATCACACAAAAAATATCAACAATTTGTAAATACTCAAAACTTAGCAGACTAA
- a CDS encoding NupC/NupG family nucleoside CNT transporter encodes MFLVINIIGLFVFLGIAVLFSRNRKNIQWTSIGILVILNLCLAWFLIYFPWGKSGVQGLANGISWMIDSAHAGTGFAFASWVKPGAMDMAVSALFPILLVVPLFDILMYLNILPKVIGGIGWVLAKITRQPKFESFFGIEMMFLGNTEALAVSNEQLKRMKETRVLTVAMMSMSSVSGAIVGAYVSMVPGDLVLTAIPLNIINAIIITSILNPVTLKEKEDIIYSIQNNEVERQPFFSFLGDSVLNAGKLILIIVAFVISFVALSDLIDRIINLITSIAAGWIGIKGSFGLDQILGVFMYPFALLLGLPWDEAWIVAQQMAKKIVTNEFVVMGQIKDVIDSYSPHRRAVLTTFLISFANFSTIGMIVGTLKGIVDKKTSDFVSQYVPMLLLSGILVSLMTAGFVGLFAW; translated from the coding sequence ATGTTTTTAGTAATTAACATAATTGGTTTATTTGTGTTCTTAGGGATTGCCGTATTGTTTTCTAGAAATAGAAAAAACATACAGTGGACATCTATTGGAATACTTGTCATTTTAAACTTATGTTTAGCGTGGTTCTTAATTTATTTTCCTTGGGGGAAAAGCGGCGTACAAGGATTAGCGAATGGTATTTCTTGGATGATTGATTCTGCACACGCAGGTACTGGATTTGCGTTTGCAAGTTGGGTTAAACCTGGTGCAATGGATATGGCAGTAAGCGCGTTATTTCCAATACTATTAGTAGTACCATTATTTGATATTTTGATGTATTTAAATATATTACCTAAAGTTATAGGCGGTATTGGTTGGGTTCTAGCAAAAATCACACGCCAACCTAAATTTGAGTCATTCTTTGGTATTGAAATGATGTTCTTAGGAAATACAGAAGCTTTAGCAGTGTCTAATGAACAGTTAAAACGTATGAAAGAAACGCGTGTATTAACTGTAGCCATGATGTCTATGAGTTCTGTATCAGGCGCAATTGTAGGTGCATACGTTTCTATGGTTCCTGGAGATTTGGTATTAACTGCGATTCCATTAAATATTATTAATGCTATTATCATAACTTCGATATTAAATCCTGTTACATTAAAGGAAAAAGAAGATATTATTTATAGTATTCAAAATAATGAAGTAGAGCGTCAGCCGTTCTTCTCATTCTTGGGAGACTCAGTACTAAATGCAGGTAAATTAATTTTAATTATTGTTGCATTTGTTATTAGTTTTGTAGCATTATCTGATTTAATCGATCGAATCATTAACTTAATTACAAGTATTGCAGCTGGTTGGATAGGAATCAAAGGAAGTTTTGGTTTAGATCAAATCTTAGGTGTATTCATGTATCCATTTGCTTTATTGTTAGGTTTACCGTGGGATGAAGCGTGGATAGTTGCTCAACAAATGGCTAAGAAAATCGTTACAAACGAATTTGTAGTAATGGGTCAAATTAAAGATGTAATTGATTCTTATTCGCCTCATAGACGTGCAGTACTGACGACATTCTTAATTTCGTTCGCAAACTTCTCTACAATAGGAATGATTGTTGGAACATTAAAAGGCATAGTTGATAAAAAAACTTCGGACTTCGTATCTCAATATGTTCCAATGTTACTGTTATCAGGTATTCTTGTATCATTAATGACAGCTGGTTTTGTAGGATTATTTGCTTGGTAA
- a CDS encoding FecCD family ABC transporter permease, which produces MINPKLRYKQWITMVILCVLVLLACAWSMTSGEYKMSIGTFFKTLIGQGAYTDTLILMEFRLPRMIITILAGAALAMSGAVIQSVTRNPLAEPGILGINAGSGFVIALFIVVGQVNADNFVYILPFVSMIGGILTALIIFSFSYNKGEGITPASMVLVGVGMAAALSGGSLTLMSKFDEDQSEFIASWFAGNIWGDEWTFVIAFLPWVIILIPFLLFKSNVLNLLSTHQYIAQGVGVKIGKERIILLLVAVILSSAAVSVAGAIGFIGLMGPHIAKSIVGPRHQLFLPISILIGAFLLVLADTIGKVILQPSGVPAGIVVAIIGAPYFLYLMYKTKSV; this is translated from the coding sequence ATGATAAATCCAAAACTTAGATATAAACAATGGATAACAATGGTTATTTTATGTGTACTCGTCTTGCTTGCTTGTGCATGGAGTATGACCTCAGGAGAATATAAAATGTCGATAGGCACTTTCTTTAAGACGTTGATAGGTCAGGGAGCGTATACAGATACACTTATTTTGATGGAATTTAGACTACCACGCATGATAATTACTATTTTGGCAGGTGCAGCACTAGCTATGAGCGGTGCGGTGATACAAAGTGTTACAAGAAATCCATTAGCAGAACCAGGTATTTTGGGAATAAATGCAGGTAGTGGTTTCGTTATAGCCTTATTTATTGTTGTTGGTCAAGTTAATGCGGATAATTTTGTGTATATCCTGCCTTTTGTAAGTATGATTGGCGGCATATTAACAGCGTTGATTATCTTTTCTTTTAGTTATAATAAAGGAGAAGGTATTACACCTGCGAGCATGGTACTTGTGGGTGTAGGGATGGCTGCAGCACTTAGTGGTGGTTCATTGACTTTAATGTCTAAATTTGATGAAGACCAATCCGAATTTATTGCCTCATGGTTTGCTGGTAACATATGGGGGGATGAATGGACATTTGTTATCGCATTCTTACCATGGGTTATTATTTTAATTCCATTCTTATTGTTTAAATCCAATGTGCTAAATTTGTTGAGTACGCATCAATATATTGCTCAAGGTGTAGGCGTGAAAATTGGCAAAGAACGTATTATTCTGCTCTTGGTGGCAGTGATTTTATCGTCAGCAGCTGTATCAGTTGCTGGGGCAATAGGGTTCATTGGTTTGATGGGACCGCATATCGCTAAATCTATTGTTGGCCCGAGGCATCAACTGTTTTTACCTATATCTATATTGATAGGTGCGTTTTTATTAGTATTAGCAGATACGATTGGGAAAGTTATTTTACAACCTTCTGGAGTACCTGCAGGAATCGTAGTTGCGATTATTGGCGCGCCGTATTTCTTATATTTGATGTATAAAACGAAATCAGTATAA
- a CDS encoding YitT family protein: MNKTARDLILIVFGSFVFSAGVNTFIISADLGEGGVTGLAIVLYYAFHISPSITNFVLNAVLIALGYKFLSKRSMYLTIVATILISVFLEVTESWHIETGNLLVNAVFGGSCVGLGIGVIVLAGGTTAGTTILAKIANKYLDVSTPYALLFFDLIVVVISLTVIPIASALVTVISLYIGTKVMDYVIEGLNTKKAMTIISSKPDEIAKVIDEQVGRGLTILNGRGYFSKQEKDILYVVITKTQVTKAKRLIRKIDDDAFLVIHDVRDVYGNGFLIDEH; this comes from the coding sequence GTGAATAAAACAGCGCGTGATTTAATATTAATTGTTTTCGGATCGTTTGTATTCTCAGCAGGCGTAAATACATTTATTATATCTGCTGATTTAGGTGAAGGAGGCGTGACTGGTTTAGCAATTGTACTTTACTATGCCTTTCACATTTCTCCAAGTATCACTAACTTCGTATTAAATGCCGTACTTATTGCTTTAGGCTATAAGTTTTTGAGTAAGCGAAGTATGTACTTAACAATTGTTGCGACTATATTAATATCAGTATTTCTAGAGGTGACTGAAAGTTGGCATATTGAAACTGGAAATTTACTAGTCAATGCAGTTTTTGGTGGCTCGTGTGTTGGTCTAGGAATTGGTGTTATCGTACTAGCGGGTGGTACAACTGCAGGTACTACGATCTTAGCGAAAATAGCTAATAAATACTTAGATGTCAGCACGCCATATGCTTTATTGTTTTTTGATTTAATTGTAGTAGTTATTTCTTTAACGGTGATACCTATTGCCAGTGCCTTAGTCACAGTAATCTCATTATATATTGGCACAAAAGTAATGGATTACGTTATTGAAGGTTTAAATACGAAAAAAGCAATGACCATTATTTCAAGTAAACCTGATGAAATTGCGAAGGTTATTGATGAACAGGTTGGACGTGGACTTACTATACTCAATGGTAGGGGCTATTTTTCAAAACAAGAGAAAGACATACTTTATGTCGTTATTACAAAGACCCAAGTCACAAAGGCCAAACGTTTAATTAGAAAAATAGATGATGATGCCTTTTTAGTCATTCATGATGTACGCGATGTATATGGTAATGGTTTTTTAATAGATGAACACTAA